A part of Miscanthus floridulus cultivar M001 chromosome 6, ASM1932011v1, whole genome shotgun sequence genomic DNA contains:
- the LOC136456522 gene encoding ribonuclease E/G-like protein, chloroplastic isoform X1: protein MAACVLGLAPTLVSMWPLCRATAGSAATEASTAAAHASRRGVGAVSSALSGLRGRHSVSSAQFMDGLRSNLQVETNLALSPKAPKSNGSDDLAITCKGFCTISWNLKADVQDGCLIFITGDPVTLGCWESNMAVQLAPSVESNNIWTAEIKVPYGVHFKYNYFVREEMGSSSDIIWRPGPVYSLSIPSVGQKKQVIVVKDLWTKTSLAGLPTPSWGSWLMEAGSLEGELFYGGNNQSIVKDHSARDTSNQGLSVGDHIIFKLGNGTPLHAKLLLDNQSSIMHNYVTEIPTASYISQHGRSQVVEEPWILESIVSAKKPVAKVKDKKGQKKFVNYKHTLSGVSKNMHQQDQPVEEPWLFQSILELNETIVHADGKTEARDIIRKLRKIEKPPTPLDESKPTGDEPSSRVILMNSSVCTIQRIAVLEDGKLVELLLEPIKNNVQCDSIYLGVVTKLVPHMGGAFVDIGISRPSLMSIKQNRDPFVYPQVFKNRGTDPVDDSYCDEENLPTYENDDDMSDDEFADEETHDGSSFPVENITDNEEGVVLTSDAKINNVDGDEFDSISVYDEDKDEENDHMEDEYSEDILQADQSEISNDLKTLSSIQHALRESNDDTNESRWSQVRKGTKVMVQVVKEGLGTKGPTLSPFPCLRSRFWILVSRGNKVGVSKKITGIERTRLNGITKLLRPPGFTLTARTVAAGHSWEELQKDLDGLLSTWKGITEHAQSAALAAEEGVEGAVPVMLHRAKGQTLSVVQDDFNEKVKRLAVDSPRTYHEVTSYLQEVAPELCSRVELYEKRKPIFDVYNIEKEIDSILFKRVPLCNGGSLVIEQTEALVSVDVNGGHSMFGQGTSQEKAILEVNLEAAKQIARELRLRDIGGIIIVDFIDMSDDSNKRLVYEEMKKAVEKDRSTVGVSELSKLGLMEITRKRVRPSVTFMISEPCTCCHGTGRVEALDTSFSKIEREICRRLAASRRKSDPEKPKSWPRFVLRVDHEMCTYLTSGKKTKLGLLSSSLKVWILLKIARGFSRGAFELLPYSEKEKCAEKEASSELPQKEGRPKLSVFPIKKWMSRAKRAK from the exons ATGGCCGCCTGCGTGCTGGGCCTAGCGCCTACTCTCGTTAGCATGTGGCCCCTCTGCCGCGCTACCGCCGGCTCCGCCGCTACAGAGGCCTCCACCGCGGCCGCTCATGCGTCGCGTCGCGGCGTGGGCGCGGTCAGCTCGGCTCTATCCGGTCTTCGGGGAAG GCACTCCGTATCTTCGGCGCAATTCATGGATGGTCTTAGAAGTAATCTTCAAGTGGAAACGAACTTGGCACTTTCCCCAAAGGCACCAAAGTCTAACGGGAGTG ATGATTTAGCCATAACCTGTAAAGGATTCTGTACAATATCATGGAACCTGAAAGCAGATGTACAAGATGGGTGCTTAATATTCATAACAGGAGACCCGGTTACCCTGGGCTGCTGGGAATCCAACATGGCTGTTCAGTTGGCTCCTTCTGTTGAAAGCAATAATATATGGACAGCTGAAATAAAG GTACCATATGGAGTGCATTTCAAATATAATTATTTTGTTCGAGAAGAAATGGGTTCATCTTCTGATATTATATGGAGGCCAGGTCCAGTATACTCCTTATCAATACCTTCAGTTGGCCAGAAAAAGCAGGTCATTGTTGTGAAGGACCTATGGACGAAAACCAGTCTAGCAGGTCTTCCTACTCCTTCATGGGGATCATGGCTGATGGAAGCTGGTTCTCTTGAAGGTGAACTTTTTTATGGTGGAAATAATCAGAGCATTGTGAAAGATCACTCTGCCAGGGATACATCAAATCAAGGTTTATCTGTAG GTGATCATATTATATTCAAGCTTGGGAATGGCACACCTTTACATGCAAAACTGTTGTTGGATAATCAATCTAGCATCATGCACAACTATGTAACTGAAATACCAACTGCCAGTTATATAAGCCAACATGGACGGTCTCAAGTCGTAGAGGAGCCATGGATTCTTGAATCAATTGTGTCTGCAAAGAAACCAGTTGCAAAAGTCAAAGATAAGAAAGGGCAAAAGAAGTTTGTAAATTATAAGCACACTTTGAGTGGAGTTAGTAAAAACATGCATCAACAGGATCAGCCTGTTGAAGAGCCCTGGTTATTTCAATCTATATTGGAGCTAAATGAAACTATAGTTCATGCTGATGGAAAAACAGAAGCAAGGGATATTATCAGAAAATTAAGGAAAATAGAAAAACCTCCAACACCTTTGGATGAGAGTAAGCCGACTGGTGATGAACCTTCATCAAGAGTTATACTTATGAACTCCTCTGTCTGCACTATTCAGAGAATTGCAGTATTAGAAGATGGAAAACTAGTTGAACTCTTGCTGGAACCCATCAAGAACAATGTACAGTGTGATAGTATTTATTTAGGTGTAGTAACAAAGCTCGTTCCTCATATGGGAGGAGCATTTGTAGATATTGGAATTTCAAGGCCTTCACTTATGAGCATAAAGCAAAACCGAGATCCTTTTGTGTATCCTCAAGTTTTTAAGAACCGAGGAACAGATCCTGTTGATGATTCTTATTGTGATGAAGagaaccttccaacttatgaaaACGATGATGATATGAGTGATGACGAGTTTGCAGATGAAGAAACTCATGATGGTTCATCATTTCCAGTTGAGAATATTACAGATAATGAAGAAGGTGTAGTGCTAACATCTGATGCTAAGATAAACAATGTCGATGGTGATGAATTTGACAGCATTTCTGTTTATGACgaagacaaagatgaagaaaatgatcacATGGAAGATGAATATAGTGAGGACATACTGCAAGCAGATCAATCAGAAATTTCCAATGATCTTAAGACTTTATCTTCAATTCAACATGCTTTAAGAGAATCTAATGATGACACAAATGAAAGCAGGTGGTCTCAAGTTCGCAAGGGCACAAAAGTTATGGTTCAAGTTGTCAAGGAAGGATTAGGTACGAAAGGTCCAACACTTAGTCCATTTCCATGCCTGCGAAGCCGATTTTGG ATACTGGTTTCCCGTGGCAACAAAGTTGGGGTATCCAAAAAGATTACCGGAATAGAGCGCACCAGGTTAAATGGCATCACGAAATTACTGCGACCTCCTGGATTTACTTTGACGGCTCGTACAGTTGCAGCTGGTCATTCCTGGGAGGAACTGCAGAAGGACCTTGATGGCTTGCTATCTACCTGGAAAGGAATAACTGAGCATGCTCAATCTGCTGCCTTGGCTGCTGAGGAGGGTGTGGAAGGTGCTGTTCCTGTAATGTTGCACAGAGCAAAGGGTCAAACTTTATCTGTTGTTCAAGATGATTTTAATGAAAAG GTCAAGAGACTGGCTGTGGATTCTCCTCGAACATATCATGAG GTTACAAGCTATCTTCAAGAAGTTGCACCTGAGCTCTGCAGCCGAGTTGAGCTTTATGAGAAAAGAAAACCTATATTTGATGTATACAACATCGAGAAGGAGATAGACAGTATCCTTTTCAAAAG GGTACCACTATGCAATGGGGGTTCTCTGGTCATAGAACAGACTGAAGCTCTGGTTTCAGTTGATGTGAATGGTGGTCACAGTATGTTTGGTCAGGGAACATCACAGGAGAAGGCTATTTTAGAAGTCAATCTTGAAGCTGCAAAGCAA ATTGCCCGTGAGTTGCGCTTGAGGGATATTGGTGGCATTATAATTGTGGATTTTATCGATATGTCAGATGATT CGAACAAAAGGCTAGTATATGAAGAAATGAAGAAAGCAGTAGAAAAGGATCGATCAACAGTTGGTGTTTCAGAACTATCAAAGCTAGGTTTGATGGAAATAACTAGAAAAAGG GTCCGACCAAGTGTCACTTTCATGATCAGTGAGCCATGTACATGCTGCCATGGTACTGGTCGTGTGGAAGCTCTTGACACATCCTTTTCAAAGATTGAACGTGAAATATGTCGACGTCTT GCTGCCTCACGACGAAAATCAGACCCTGAGAAACCAAAATCATGGCCAAGATTTGTGCTTAGAGTGGATCATGAGATGTGCACGTATTTGACGTCAGGAAAGAAGACAAAACTAGGACTCCTGAGTAGCTCCCTTAAAGTGTGGATTTTGTTGAAG ATTGCCAGAGGTTTCTCCCGTGGTGCCTTTGAACTGCTACCATACTCAGAGAAGGAAAAATGTGCGGAGAAAGAAGCATCATCAGAGTTGCCCCAGAAAGAGGGGAGGCCCAAGCTATCTGTTTTTCCTATCAAGAAGTGGATGAGCCGGGCGAAGCGTGCTAAGTGA
- the LOC136456522 gene encoding ribonuclease E/G-like protein, chloroplastic isoform X3: protein MAACVLGLAPTLVSMWPLCRATAGSAATEASTAAAHASRRGVGAVSSALSGLRGRHSVSSAQFMDGLRSNLQVETNLALSPKAPKSNGSDDLAITCKGFCTISWNLKADVQDGCLIFITGDPVTLGCWESNMAVQLAPSVESNNIWTAEIKVPYGVHFKYNYFVREEMGSSSDIIWRPGPVYSLSIPSVGQKKQVIVVKDLWTKTSLAGLPTPSWGSWLMEAGSLEGELFYGGNNQSIVKDHSARDTSNQGLSVGDHIIFKLGNGTPLHAKLLLDNQSSIMHNYVTEIPTASYISQHGRSQVVEEPWILESIVSAKKPVAKVKDKKGQKKFVNYKHTLSGVSKNMHQQDQPVEEPWLFQSILELNETIVHADGKTEARDIIRKLRKIEKPPTPLDESKPTGDEPSSRVILMNSSVCTIQRIAVLEDGKLVELLLEPIKNNVQCDSIYLGVVTKLVPHMGGAFVDIGISRPSLMSIKQNRDPFVYPQVFKNRGTDPVDDSYCDEENLPTYENDDDMSDDEFADEETHDGSSFPVENITDNEEGVVLTSDAKINNVDGDEFDSISVYDEDKDEENDHMEDEYSEDILQADQSEISNDLKTLSSIQHALRESNDDTNESRWSQVRKGTKVMVQVVKEGLGTKGPTLSPFPCLRSRFWILVSRGNKVGVSKKITGIERTRLNGITKLLRPPGFTLTARTVAAGHSWEELQKDLDGLLSTWKGITEHAQSAALAAEEGVEGAVPVMLHRAKGQTLSVVQDDFNEKVKRLAVDSPRTYHEVTSYLQEVAPELCSRVELYEKRKPIFDVYNIEKEIDNMRVLKCNKKKGVPSAESSRSVRGLGKGVSGKPYPRLCNARRPRLEPGTFRS, encoded by the exons ATGGCCGCCTGCGTGCTGGGCCTAGCGCCTACTCTCGTTAGCATGTGGCCCCTCTGCCGCGCTACCGCCGGCTCCGCCGCTACAGAGGCCTCCACCGCGGCCGCTCATGCGTCGCGTCGCGGCGTGGGCGCGGTCAGCTCGGCTCTATCCGGTCTTCGGGGAAG GCACTCCGTATCTTCGGCGCAATTCATGGATGGTCTTAGAAGTAATCTTCAAGTGGAAACGAACTTGGCACTTTCCCCAAAGGCACCAAAGTCTAACGGGAGTG ATGATTTAGCCATAACCTGTAAAGGATTCTGTACAATATCATGGAACCTGAAAGCAGATGTACAAGATGGGTGCTTAATATTCATAACAGGAGACCCGGTTACCCTGGGCTGCTGGGAATCCAACATGGCTGTTCAGTTGGCTCCTTCTGTTGAAAGCAATAATATATGGACAGCTGAAATAAAG GTACCATATGGAGTGCATTTCAAATATAATTATTTTGTTCGAGAAGAAATGGGTTCATCTTCTGATATTATATGGAGGCCAGGTCCAGTATACTCCTTATCAATACCTTCAGTTGGCCAGAAAAAGCAGGTCATTGTTGTGAAGGACCTATGGACGAAAACCAGTCTAGCAGGTCTTCCTACTCCTTCATGGGGATCATGGCTGATGGAAGCTGGTTCTCTTGAAGGTGAACTTTTTTATGGTGGAAATAATCAGAGCATTGTGAAAGATCACTCTGCCAGGGATACATCAAATCAAGGTTTATCTGTAG GTGATCATATTATATTCAAGCTTGGGAATGGCACACCTTTACATGCAAAACTGTTGTTGGATAATCAATCTAGCATCATGCACAACTATGTAACTGAAATACCAACTGCCAGTTATATAAGCCAACATGGACGGTCTCAAGTCGTAGAGGAGCCATGGATTCTTGAATCAATTGTGTCTGCAAAGAAACCAGTTGCAAAAGTCAAAGATAAGAAAGGGCAAAAGAAGTTTGTAAATTATAAGCACACTTTGAGTGGAGTTAGTAAAAACATGCATCAACAGGATCAGCCTGTTGAAGAGCCCTGGTTATTTCAATCTATATTGGAGCTAAATGAAACTATAGTTCATGCTGATGGAAAAACAGAAGCAAGGGATATTATCAGAAAATTAAGGAAAATAGAAAAACCTCCAACACCTTTGGATGAGAGTAAGCCGACTGGTGATGAACCTTCATCAAGAGTTATACTTATGAACTCCTCTGTCTGCACTATTCAGAGAATTGCAGTATTAGAAGATGGAAAACTAGTTGAACTCTTGCTGGAACCCATCAAGAACAATGTACAGTGTGATAGTATTTATTTAGGTGTAGTAACAAAGCTCGTTCCTCATATGGGAGGAGCATTTGTAGATATTGGAATTTCAAGGCCTTCACTTATGAGCATAAAGCAAAACCGAGATCCTTTTGTGTATCCTCAAGTTTTTAAGAACCGAGGAACAGATCCTGTTGATGATTCTTATTGTGATGAAGagaaccttccaacttatgaaaACGATGATGATATGAGTGATGACGAGTTTGCAGATGAAGAAACTCATGATGGTTCATCATTTCCAGTTGAGAATATTACAGATAATGAAGAAGGTGTAGTGCTAACATCTGATGCTAAGATAAACAATGTCGATGGTGATGAATTTGACAGCATTTCTGTTTATGACgaagacaaagatgaagaaaatgatcacATGGAAGATGAATATAGTGAGGACATACTGCAAGCAGATCAATCAGAAATTTCCAATGATCTTAAGACTTTATCTTCAATTCAACATGCTTTAAGAGAATCTAATGATGACACAAATGAAAGCAGGTGGTCTCAAGTTCGCAAGGGCACAAAAGTTATGGTTCAAGTTGTCAAGGAAGGATTAGGTACGAAAGGTCCAACACTTAGTCCATTTCCATGCCTGCGAAGCCGATTTTGG ATACTGGTTTCCCGTGGCAACAAAGTTGGGGTATCCAAAAAGATTACCGGAATAGAGCGCACCAGGTTAAATGGCATCACGAAATTACTGCGACCTCCTGGATTTACTTTGACGGCTCGTACAGTTGCAGCTGGTCATTCCTGGGAGGAACTGCAGAAGGACCTTGATGGCTTGCTATCTACCTGGAAAGGAATAACTGAGCATGCTCAATCTGCTGCCTTGGCTGCTGAGGAGGGTGTGGAAGGTGCTGTTCCTGTAATGTTGCACAGAGCAAAGGGTCAAACTTTATCTGTTGTTCAAGATGATTTTAATGAAAAG GTCAAGAGACTGGCTGTGGATTCTCCTCGAACATATCATGAG GTTACAAGCTATCTTCAAGAAGTTGCACCTGAGCTCTGCAGCCGAGTTGAGCTTTATGAGAAAAGAAAACCTATATTTGATGTATACAACATCGAGAAGGAGATAGACA ATATGCGAGTCTTGAAGTGCaataaaaaaaagggcgtacccagtgcagagagctcccgctctgtgcggggtctggggaagggtgtcagtggcaagccttaccctcgcctgtgcaatgcgaggagaccgcgactcgaacccgggaccttccggtcatag
- the LOC136456522 gene encoding ribonuclease E/G-like protein, chloroplastic isoform X2 has translation MRRVAAWARSARLYPVFGEDDLAITCKGFCTISWNLKADVQDGCLIFITGDPVTLGCWESNMAVQLAPSVESNNIWTAEIKVPYGVHFKYNYFVREEMGSSSDIIWRPGPVYSLSIPSVGQKKQVIVVKDLWTKTSLAGLPTPSWGSWLMEAGSLEGELFYGGNNQSIVKDHSARDTSNQGLSVGDHIIFKLGNGTPLHAKLLLDNQSSIMHNYVTEIPTASYISQHGRSQVVEEPWILESIVSAKKPVAKVKDKKGQKKFVNYKHTLSGVSKNMHQQDQPVEEPWLFQSILELNETIVHADGKTEARDIIRKLRKIEKPPTPLDESKPTGDEPSSRVILMNSSVCTIQRIAVLEDGKLVELLLEPIKNNVQCDSIYLGVVTKLVPHMGGAFVDIGISRPSLMSIKQNRDPFVYPQVFKNRGTDPVDDSYCDEENLPTYENDDDMSDDEFADEETHDGSSFPVENITDNEEGVVLTSDAKINNVDGDEFDSISVYDEDKDEENDHMEDEYSEDILQADQSEISNDLKTLSSIQHALRESNDDTNESRWSQVRKGTKVMVQVVKEGLGTKGPTLSPFPCLRSRFWILVSRGNKVGVSKKITGIERTRLNGITKLLRPPGFTLTARTVAAGHSWEELQKDLDGLLSTWKGITEHAQSAALAAEEGVEGAVPVMLHRAKGQTLSVVQDDFNEKVKRLAVDSPRTYHEVTSYLQEVAPELCSRVELYEKRKPIFDVYNIEKEIDSILFKRVPLCNGGSLVIEQTEALVSVDVNGGHSMFGQGTSQEKAILEVNLEAAKQIARELRLRDIGGIIIVDFIDMSDDSNKRLVYEEMKKAVEKDRSTVGVSELSKLGLMEITRKRVRPSVTFMISEPCTCCHGTGRVEALDTSFSKIEREICRRLAASRRKSDPEKPKSWPRFVLRVDHEMCTYLTSGKKTKLGLLSSSLKVWILLKIARGFSRGAFELLPYSEKEKCAEKEASSELPQKEGRPKLSVFPIKKWMSRAKRAK, from the exons ATGCGTCGCGTCGCGGCGTGGGCGCGGTCAGCTCGGCTCTATCCGGTCTTCGGGGAAG ATGATTTAGCCATAACCTGTAAAGGATTCTGTACAATATCATGGAACCTGAAAGCAGATGTACAAGATGGGTGCTTAATATTCATAACAGGAGACCCGGTTACCCTGGGCTGCTGGGAATCCAACATGGCTGTTCAGTTGGCTCCTTCTGTTGAAAGCAATAATATATGGACAGCTGAAATAAAG GTACCATATGGAGTGCATTTCAAATATAATTATTTTGTTCGAGAAGAAATGGGTTCATCTTCTGATATTATATGGAGGCCAGGTCCAGTATACTCCTTATCAATACCTTCAGTTGGCCAGAAAAAGCAGGTCATTGTTGTGAAGGACCTATGGACGAAAACCAGTCTAGCAGGTCTTCCTACTCCTTCATGGGGATCATGGCTGATGGAAGCTGGTTCTCTTGAAGGTGAACTTTTTTATGGTGGAAATAATCAGAGCATTGTGAAAGATCACTCTGCCAGGGATACATCAAATCAAGGTTTATCTGTAG GTGATCATATTATATTCAAGCTTGGGAATGGCACACCTTTACATGCAAAACTGTTGTTGGATAATCAATCTAGCATCATGCACAACTATGTAACTGAAATACCAACTGCCAGTTATATAAGCCAACATGGACGGTCTCAAGTCGTAGAGGAGCCATGGATTCTTGAATCAATTGTGTCTGCAAAGAAACCAGTTGCAAAAGTCAAAGATAAGAAAGGGCAAAAGAAGTTTGTAAATTATAAGCACACTTTGAGTGGAGTTAGTAAAAACATGCATCAACAGGATCAGCCTGTTGAAGAGCCCTGGTTATTTCAATCTATATTGGAGCTAAATGAAACTATAGTTCATGCTGATGGAAAAACAGAAGCAAGGGATATTATCAGAAAATTAAGGAAAATAGAAAAACCTCCAACACCTTTGGATGAGAGTAAGCCGACTGGTGATGAACCTTCATCAAGAGTTATACTTATGAACTCCTCTGTCTGCACTATTCAGAGAATTGCAGTATTAGAAGATGGAAAACTAGTTGAACTCTTGCTGGAACCCATCAAGAACAATGTACAGTGTGATAGTATTTATTTAGGTGTAGTAACAAAGCTCGTTCCTCATATGGGAGGAGCATTTGTAGATATTGGAATTTCAAGGCCTTCACTTATGAGCATAAAGCAAAACCGAGATCCTTTTGTGTATCCTCAAGTTTTTAAGAACCGAGGAACAGATCCTGTTGATGATTCTTATTGTGATGAAGagaaccttccaacttatgaaaACGATGATGATATGAGTGATGACGAGTTTGCAGATGAAGAAACTCATGATGGTTCATCATTTCCAGTTGAGAATATTACAGATAATGAAGAAGGTGTAGTGCTAACATCTGATGCTAAGATAAACAATGTCGATGGTGATGAATTTGACAGCATTTCTGTTTATGACgaagacaaagatgaagaaaatgatcacATGGAAGATGAATATAGTGAGGACATACTGCAAGCAGATCAATCAGAAATTTCCAATGATCTTAAGACTTTATCTTCAATTCAACATGCTTTAAGAGAATCTAATGATGACACAAATGAAAGCAGGTGGTCTCAAGTTCGCAAGGGCACAAAAGTTATGGTTCAAGTTGTCAAGGAAGGATTAGGTACGAAAGGTCCAACACTTAGTCCATTTCCATGCCTGCGAAGCCGATTTTGG ATACTGGTTTCCCGTGGCAACAAAGTTGGGGTATCCAAAAAGATTACCGGAATAGAGCGCACCAGGTTAAATGGCATCACGAAATTACTGCGACCTCCTGGATTTACTTTGACGGCTCGTACAGTTGCAGCTGGTCATTCCTGGGAGGAACTGCAGAAGGACCTTGATGGCTTGCTATCTACCTGGAAAGGAATAACTGAGCATGCTCAATCTGCTGCCTTGGCTGCTGAGGAGGGTGTGGAAGGTGCTGTTCCTGTAATGTTGCACAGAGCAAAGGGTCAAACTTTATCTGTTGTTCAAGATGATTTTAATGAAAAG GTCAAGAGACTGGCTGTGGATTCTCCTCGAACATATCATGAG GTTACAAGCTATCTTCAAGAAGTTGCACCTGAGCTCTGCAGCCGAGTTGAGCTTTATGAGAAAAGAAAACCTATATTTGATGTATACAACATCGAGAAGGAGATAGACAGTATCCTTTTCAAAAG GGTACCACTATGCAATGGGGGTTCTCTGGTCATAGAACAGACTGAAGCTCTGGTTTCAGTTGATGTGAATGGTGGTCACAGTATGTTTGGTCAGGGAACATCACAGGAGAAGGCTATTTTAGAAGTCAATCTTGAAGCTGCAAAGCAA ATTGCCCGTGAGTTGCGCTTGAGGGATATTGGTGGCATTATAATTGTGGATTTTATCGATATGTCAGATGATT CGAACAAAAGGCTAGTATATGAAGAAATGAAGAAAGCAGTAGAAAAGGATCGATCAACAGTTGGTGTTTCAGAACTATCAAAGCTAGGTTTGATGGAAATAACTAGAAAAAGG GTCCGACCAAGTGTCACTTTCATGATCAGTGAGCCATGTACATGCTGCCATGGTACTGGTCGTGTGGAAGCTCTTGACACATCCTTTTCAAAGATTGAACGTGAAATATGTCGACGTCTT GCTGCCTCACGACGAAAATCAGACCCTGAGAAACCAAAATCATGGCCAAGATTTGTGCTTAGAGTGGATCATGAGATGTGCACGTATTTGACGTCAGGAAAGAAGACAAAACTAGGACTCCTGAGTAGCTCCCTTAAAGTGTGGATTTTGTTGAAG ATTGCCAGAGGTTTCTCCCGTGGTGCCTTTGAACTGCTACCATACTCAGAGAAGGAAAAATGTGCGGAGAAAGAAGCATCATCAGAGTTGCCCCAGAAAGAGGGGAGGCCCAAGCTATCTGTTTTTCCTATCAAGAAGTGGATGAGCCGGGCGAAGCGTGCTAAGTGA
- the LOC136458964 gene encoding probable glutamate carboxypeptidase LAMP1 produces the protein MSRPETASLLAPSPPLAKPHPRGRFLCLLSPMLAVLGASLAVLLFFALQPAPNPVPNYEALFLSLGSNETAASHLRALTLHPHVAGTKANAVTTRYVLDALSFPAHITPYSILLSYPIHRSLSLSAPGRGVITSFSPKQETYPNDPYAAAVAETILMFYAYAASRSVSAEAVYANYGHEEDFAYQASRGVDVTGKVTITRYGRIHCEDIAHNACAAGTMAVVVYIDPLEYGGTPAERWFPDSCWLPLNSVQVGSLFWGVGDPTTPMWASSEGCERVSVEEAMNTDDMPLIPALPVLAQDTMEIHRAVGEAVVPVDWQGREGGPVYCLGPGPAVLNLTYLGNDTMSTIENVFAIIEGVEEPDRYVILGNHRDAWTFGASDPNSGTAAMIELAQRFSMLQKHGWRPRRTIIFCSWDAEEYGLTGSTEWVEENREMLYSRAVAYLNIDVSVVGPGFLPSTTPQLDELLQQVTKVVQDPDNSSQTVYDSWIKSSIPPRVLRLGDGGSDYSAFVQHVGIPSMNIIFGEGPGYPVYHSLYDDYVWMAKFGDPGFRRHVAVEFWLDPLLAASIWGMMALRLANEEILPFNYMSYAIELEEYTKTVEKEVKGTTVTCSPLYNSIRTLRAAATKVNSEQKELQKQLLSKQLNKDSLKIQQLNDRLMQTERAFTSREGIFKLEWFKHLVYGPSDQNDWDTAIYPGIANAIASAWSSNTSESWKFVQQEVYRVARAVTQASAILSCRLT, from the exons ccacctACGAGCACTCACTCTCCACCCGCATGTCGCGGGGACCAAGGCCAACGCTGTCACCACCCGCTACGTGCTCGACGCGCTCTCCTTCCCTGCCCACATCACACCTTACTCCATTCTCCTCTCCTACCCCATCCACCGCTCCCTCTCCCTTTCAGCGCCAGGCCGTGGTGTCATCACCTCCTTCTCCCCAAAGCAGGAGACCTACCCCAACGACCCCTACGCAGCCGCAGTGGCGGAGACCATCCTGATGTTCTATGCTTACGCAGCCTCTAGGTCGGTCTCGGCGGAGGCCGTGTACGCCAACTATGGCCACGAGGAGGACTTCGCCTACCAAGCCTCCCGCGGTGTGGATGTCACGGGTAAGGTCACGATCACGCGATATGGGAGGATCCACTGCGAGGACATCGCGCACAACGCGTGTGCCGCCGGCACCATGGCCGTGGTGGTGTACATTGACCCGCTGGAGTACGGTGGCACACCCGCTGAGCGGTGGTTCCCCGACTCGTGCTGGCTGCCGCTCAATAGCGTGCAGGTGGGGAGCCTGTTCTGGGGCGTGGGCGACCCGACGACGCCGATGTGGGCATCATCCGAGGGCTGCGAGCGCGTTAGCGTGGAGGAGGCCATGAACACCGATGACATGCCGCTCATCCCGGCACTGCCGGTGTTGGCTCAGGACACGATGGAGATACATAGAGCCGTGGGCGAGGCCGTGGTGCCGGTGGACTGGCAGGGCCGAGAGGGCGGCCCCGTGTACTGCCTCGGCCCCGGGCCAGCAGTTTTGAACCTAACGTATCTT GGGAATGATACGATGTCAACAATTGAGAATGTCTTTGCCATTATCGAAGGCGTCGAAGAGCCCGATAG ATATGTCATTCTTGGTAACCATCGTGATGCTTGGACGTTTGGTGCATCCGATCCCAACAGTGGAACAGCAGCTATGATTGAG TTAGCTCAAAGGTTTTCAATGCTGCAAAAGCACGGGTGGAGACCTCGAAGAACCATTATCTTCTGTAGTTGGGATGCGGAAGAATATGGACTG ACAGGATCTACTGAATGGGTTGAAGAAAACCGGGAGATGTTATATTCTAGAGCTGTTGCTTATCTGAATATTGATGTTTCAGTCGTTGGTCCAGGATTCCTGCCTTCTACAACTCCCCAACTCGACGAGTTACTTCAGCAAGTAACTAAAGT CGTTCAAGATCCTGATAATTCATCTCAGACTGTGTATGATTCATGGATTAAATCGAGCATTCCTCCCCGG GTTCTAAGACTAGGTGATGGAGGATCAGACTATTCAGCATTCGTCCAACATGTTGGTATTCCTTCGATGAATATAATTTTTGGTGAAG GACCAGGATATCCGGTTTACCACtc cttatatGATGACTACGTATGGATGGCGAAATTCGGAGATCCTGGGTTCCGTAGGCATGTGGCAG TGGAATTTTGGCTGGATCCGCTACTGGCTGCTAGCATATGGGGAATGATGGCTTTGAGGTTGGCAAATGAAGAGATCCTACCCTTCAATTACATGTCCTATGCAATTGAGCTTGAG GAATACACAAAGACGGTAGAGAAGGAAGTGAAGGGAACAACTGTCACTTGTTCCCCACTGTACAACTCAATCAGAACTCTCAGAGCGGCAGCTACCAAAGTGAATAGCGAACAAAAG GAACTTCAAAAGCAACTCTTGAGCAAGCAGCTGAACAAGGATTCACTGAAAATCCAACAGCTCAATGACCGGCTTATGCAGACCGAGCGAGCATTCACTAGCAGGGAAGGCATCTTCAAGCTAGAATGGTTTAAGCATCTG GTGTATGGACCTTCAGATCAGAATGACTGGGATACTGCAATCTATCCCGGTATAGCCAATGCAATAGCCAGCGCTTGGAGCAGCAACACTTCGGAGTCGTGGAAGTTTGTACAGCAAGAGGTCTACAGAGTGGCCAGGGCCGTGACACAAGCATCTGCTATACTGAGTTGTCGTCTGACATGA